One segment of Tenrec ecaudatus isolate mTenEca1 chromosome 1, mTenEca1.hap1, whole genome shotgun sequence DNA contains the following:
- the FPGT gene encoding fucose-1-phosphate guanylyltransferase yields the protein MAAARVPPAAAVREATLRKLERFSALRGKPVAPGEFWDIVAITAADEKQKCAYKQQLTEKLKRGELPLGVQYHVFVDPTGAKIGNGGSTLCALQCLEKLYGDKWDSFTILLIHSGGYSQRLPNASALGKIFTALPLGNPIYHMLDLKLAMYIDFPSHMNPGILVTCADDIELYSLGESECISFDKPGFTALAHPSSLTVGTTHGVFVLEPCDHSEYRDLEYRCCYRFLHKPSIEKMHQCNAVCRARPFPKQDFAEDNTPLKLDTEYVYTDSVFYMDHKSMKKLLLFYENLGTLNCEIDAYGDFLQALGPGATMEYTRNTSNVTKEESELIEMRQRIFHLLKGTSLNVVVLNNSKFYHIGTTEEYLFHLTSDSNLKAELGLQFIASSIFPAVSEYFEKTPCIIQSILDSGCSVAPGSVVEYSRLEPDVSVGENCIISGSYITTNTAVPAYSFVCSLSLKINKHLSYSSMVFGVRDNLKKTVKTLSDIQFLHFFGVSFLSCLDLWNLRATKELFSGNGTCLSLWTARIFPVCCSLSDSVTTSLKMLSAVKNKSAFNLRSYELLSIEDMLGCKDVEDMVAYREQIFIDINLKEKSDLETS from the exons ATGGCGGCCGCCAGGGTCCCGCCAGCCGCAGCTGTGCGCGAAGCCACTCTGCGGAAGTTAGAGAGGTTCTCGGCGCTGAGAG GCAAACCTGTGGcacctggagaattctgggacatTGTTGCAATAACAGCCGctgatgaaaaacagaaatgtgcTTACAAGCAGCAGCTAACAGAAAAACTGAAAAGGGGAGAATTACCCCTTGGAGTTCAATATCATGTTTTTGTTGATCCCACTGGAGCCAAAATTG GAAATGGAGGCTCGACACTTTGTGCCCTTCAGTGTTTGGAAAAGCTATATGGCGATAAATGGGATTCCTTTACCATCTTATTAATTCACTCTG GTGGCTACAGTCAGCGCCTTCCTAATGCAAGTGCTCTGGGAAAAATTTTCACcgctctgcctcttggtaaccccatTTATCATATGTTAGACTTAAAACTAGCCATGTACATTGATTTTCCCTCACATATGAACCCTGGAATTCTGGTTACCTGTGCAGATGATATTGAACTTTATAGTCTTGGAGAATCTGAGTGTATTAGCTTTGACAAGCCTGGATTTACTGCCTTAGCTCATCCGTCTAGTTTGACGGTAGGTACAACCCATGGCGTATTTGTCTTAGAACCTTGTGATCATTCAGAATACAGAGACCTTGAGTACAGGTGTTGCTATCGTTTCCTTCATAAGCCCAGTATAGAAAAGATGCACCAGTGTAATGCTGTGTGTAGAGCCAGACCATTTCCCAAGCAGGACTTTGCTGAAGATAACACTCCTTTAAAATTAGACACTGAATATGTCTACACAGACAGCGTATTTTATATGGATCATAAATCTATGAAAAAGTTACTTCTATTTTATGAAAATTTAGGCACATTAAACTGTGAGATAGATGCATATGGAGACTTTCTTCAGGCTTTGGGACCTGGAGCAACCATGGAGTACACTAGAAACACATCAAACGTCACTAAAGAAGAGTCAGAGTTGATAGAGATGAGACAGAGAATATTTCATCTTCTTAAGGGAACATCACTGAATGTTGTTGTTCTTAATAACTCCAAGTTTTATCACATTGGAACAACTGAAGAGTACTTGTTTCATTTGACATCAGACAGCAATTTAAAGGCAGAGCTTGGCTTGCAGTTCATAGCCTCTAGCATCTTTCCAGCAGTATCAGAGTACTTTGAAAAAACACCCTGTATTATTCAAAGTATATTAGATTCGGGATGTTCGGTGGCACCTGGCTCAGTCGTGGAGTATTCTAGATTGGAACCTGATGTTTCAGTTGGAGAGAACTGCATTATTAGTGGTTCTTACATCACAACAAATACTGCCGTGCCTGCATATTCTTTTGTGTGCTCTTTAAGTTTAAAGATAAATAAACACTTGAGTTATTCAAGTATGGTATTTGGAGTGCGAGACAACTTGAAGAAGACTgtcaaaacactgtcagatatacAGTTCCTTCACTTCTTTGGAGTCTCTTTCCTGTCCTGCTTAGATCTTTGGAATCTTAGAGCTACCAAGGAACTGTTCTCTGGAAACGGGACATGTTTAAGCTTATGGACTGCTCGCATTTTCCCAGTCTGTTGTTCTTTGAGTGATTCAGTTACAACATCCTTAAAGATGTTAAGTGCTGTAAAAAACAAGTCTGCCTTCAACCTGAGGAGTTATGAACTGTTGTCTATTGAAGACATGCTTGGCTGTAAAGATGTAGAAGACATGGTAGCTTATAGAGAACAAATTTTTATAGACATTAATTTAAAGGAAAAGTCAGATTTAGAGACATCTTAA